GCTGAAAAGACCGGAAAGCTTCTTCCCAAGTCTGAAGTGAAAAGGCTGGAAGCCCTGCAATGGCTTTTCTTCCAGGTGAGTAGCATGGGGCCGATGCTCGGGCAGGCACACCATTTTAGAACATACGCGCCCGAGAAGATCGAATATGCGGTAGACCGCTACACACAAGAGGCCGCTCGCCTTTACAAAGTGCTCGATAACCGGCTGGCGGATCATGAATATCTGGCGGACGAATTTTCGATAGCCGATATAGCTACGTTCACATGGGTCAGGCCCCGAAAAATGCAGGGCCAGGACCTTGAAGATTATCCAAATGTGAAACGTTGGTATGACCAGATCAAGGTTCGCCCGTCTGTCTCTGAGGGCCTGAGTGTTCTGTCCGACAAGATGAAATGGCAAGCTAAGCCCGGTTCCAAGGAATGGAAATCGATGTTCTCCGGCTCGGAGAAAAAGTCAGATTGATCGGTCGGGCTTGCAATGCCTGCAATGAATTGCCCGAGAATCGCCCCACCGACGAGTTCGGGATTGTGAAGCAGGCAAAGTTGCCGGTCACGGCGACATTGATGATTCATCGGCATTCGGACAGAAGCCCATGATTTCACATCATATTTTTGAACAGGATTTGCCGCGATGCCTTATATCAATGTCCAGTTTACCAAGGGCGCTACCAAGGAAGCCAAGCGAGAGATCGTAAAAGGTGTCACAGATTTAATGGTGGAGCACCTCGGTAAGAGGCCCGAGCACGTCCATGTCGTGATTCAAGAAGTTGAATTTGAAGATTGGGGGTTCGCCGGAAAACTCGTTGCGGAGCTGTCAGACTAACTGTACCTGATTGAAAATTGGACCCAATTGGGTGCTGTCAGACTTGCTACAGCTCGTCTCCGATTGACAGAGCCATGGCAAGGTCGCGCTGAGATTAGGCAGCAAGAAACTGCCACTCGCCAAAATCGGCCGTTACTCGCTAATCTAACTCAGCTTCACCAGCAGCAGCTACTGCGTTCGGTGTGCCCTCCCATTTCCCATATTCCCCCACGTGACCAGTTATTTCGCCGGTTCGTTCTGAAGGGCTTTTCCAAC
The Qipengyuania oceanensis DNA segment above includes these coding regions:
- a CDS encoding glutathione binding-like protein yields the protein MIELFFWPTPNGYKATIALAELGLLGKVTPINILAGEQFDPAFLKISPNNKVPAIIDHDGPNGEPVAIFESGAILLYLAEKTGKLLPKSEVKRLEALQWLFFQVSSMGPMLGQAHHFRTYAPEKIEYAVDRYTQEAARLYKVLDNRLADHEYLADEFSIADIATFTWVRPRKMQGQDLEDYPNVKRWYDQIKVRPSVSEGLSVLSDKMKWQAKPGSKEWKSMFSGSEKKSD
- a CDS encoding tautomerase family protein, coding for MPYINVQFTKGATKEAKREIVKGVTDLMVEHLGKRPEHVHVVIQEVEFEDWGFAGKLVAELSD